From the Juglans microcarpa x Juglans regia isolate MS1-56 chromosome 3D, Jm3101_v1.0, whole genome shotgun sequence genome, the window AAATAGCTTTTGGTTGGCGTGTTGGGGAGCACCCGTGGCCATGGCAATCGATGTCTGCTCGGAGATTTCAAGCCCAGGGATCAGTCCGAGAATCTCGTTTTCCCATGATCTGAACCAGCCAGATGTTCTGTCCAACGAAGATCGTCATCATCACCAGCGGTCGGACTTGAGCCTCTTGGATTCCGGCTCCGACTTCGTCTTCTGCATTGGCAACAGCTTTGCGCAAGAACTGTCTCCGGCCGATGAGCTTTTCTCCAACGGCAAGATCCGCGCTAAAGAAATCAAGCAAAACTCGATTTGCCCAGATAAAATACGCCAATCTGAGCCTGTTTCTTCTCGTTCCCGGCCTTCTTGTACTGCAAACACAGAAAAGAAACAGCTCAAAGAGTTCTTGTCCCACAGTTTTGACGTAGAAGAAAAGCCTCCATCAAAATCTTTCTGGCAGTTCAAGCGAAGTAACAGCCTCAACTGCGATAGTTCTCGAAGCCGAAGCTTAATCCGCCCATTGCAGTTCTTATCGAGAAGCAATTCAA encodes:
- the LOC121256750 gene encoding uncharacterized protein LOC121256750 encodes the protein MAIDVCSEISSPGISPRISFSHDLNQPDVLSNEDRHHHQRSDLSLLDSGSDFVFCIGNSFAQELSPADELFSNGKIRAKEIKQNSICPDKIRQSEPVSSRSRPSCTANTEKKQLKEFLSHSFDVEEKPPSKSFWQFKRSNSLNCDSSRSRSLIRPLQFLSRSNSTGSAPNAKPATLSKETQKPHLQKQPSVSSRKSSSGTCSSTYYFYSSSQKPWPNKNSGSYGSGVRISPVLNLPPPYISKVTVSFFGFGSLFCNGKVKRKKK